Below is a genomic region from Panthera tigris isolate Pti1 chromosome E1, P.tigris_Pti1_mat1.1, whole genome shotgun sequence.
TCAAGAAAGGGGGGAATCTCGTCTCTGCTTGACTCTGTATCCGAGGCGCAGTCTCTCTCTCCACGTGGAGACCAcgctgccccccccacccccaccccgcaccgaAGCGTCCTCTCCTGTGGCCCCCACGGCAGAGGGCGCCGGCTTCCCGACCTTCTCCGGGAAGCGCTTCCTTTGGCCTGGCTTGGGCTGGGTGTCCTCCCCGGGACCCATCAGCCCTGGCCGGAGGGCGGGCGTCTCTAAGCACCTGGCAGACCCTCTGGGGACACCGGGCCGCCCCCTCGGCCCCACGGCGCTAGGCAGAGGGCAGCGGGAACGAGGACTGAACGGGCTGCGTCCGTAGAGTGCGGCCAAGAGGTGGGTCTGGGGCCAGGACCTGGTGGAAGGACCCGCGAGAGAGCCACGACCGCACCACCGAGGGGCTCACGGAGAGAACCGGCGGCGGCTGGGGAGCCGGAGGAGCACAGAGCAGAGCAGCAGCAGGAGACTTGGGTCATCCGAGCTGCAGGCCGGGCCGATGCTCCGAGTGCAGGCAGCCGAGCGACACGGTGCCCGACCCACAGCGCCCGCGACTCTTGCTTTTTCCCCTGGGGCCCGCTCGGGGTCACCGGCTGCGGCTCTCCCGCCTCCAGGCCACGGTCTACTCACGCCTAGAATCGGGGCGGCCGGCCCAGAGCAGGGGACCTCGTGGTGCCCGTTAATGCCCGAAGACGTCTCTGCTTTATCAGAACCCTCGGCCCAGGCCCGAGCGGCAGCGCAGATCTGAGCCCACACGCCGCTCGGCCACCTGCAGGGGGGCGAGCGGGGGCCCGACGGGTCCCCCGGGGGCCGGGACACGCCGGACGGCAAGGAACGCGTCAGCGGCCGAAGCAGGCGGCTTGCAGGATGCGTGGGAGACGGCCCAGCCGCGCGGACCCTCACGGGTAGAGGGAGGGGACCCCCGAACGACGGCCGCGCACGTGTTCTGCGAACACGGGTGCTCGTGGTCAGGAAAGCCGATCGGCGGGTCCCGCGTGTTACCGCCATCACACCTGTGTGACCGCGGACCCGACGGAGTCCCGTTTCGTACCTATGGGGACCGCTTTCCCGCACCGCTGAGGAAGCAGTAGGTAAGACACGGCACCCCCACTCCCTGAGGCAACACCCAGAGCTCCTCAAAAAGGGTTCTCTGGGGGCGGGATCTGAGGACACGAATTGTGAGCGAGCACCTCAGATGACAGGCCGGTCCGAGGAGACTTTAGGACAAACGCTCTAAGAATCCGTCAAGTgtccggggggcggggcggggggggggcacctgggtggctcggtgggttaagtacccgacttcagctcaggctcaggtcatgatctccccgttcgtCAGTTccggccccgcgtcgggctgtgttgacagctcggagcccggagcctgcatcggattctgtgtctcctcctctctctgtccctcccccgtctgtgctctctctctctctcaaaaactgaacGTTAAAAAagagtctgcccctcccccgccccaagaCCACATGTATCACCACCTGCGGCCACGAGGTGGCAGCAGGGAGAACCAGCGCCCAGAGAAGAGCTGCGGGCGGGCCGGCCCACCTGGGACTGAGGTCTGTTACTGCTGAGTAATCCCCGGTGGCCGCCTGCCTCATTACCCTGTCTTTGTGCAGACTCTGCCAAACCGCAGGCAGAAACTGCATTGGCGTGACCCTGGCTGGGCCGTGTAGGTGGCGGCAAGGTGTGTGTTCCACGCTAGTGACAGGAGGCCACGGAGGTCACCTGCACAGGCAACTTACTCCAGGGACACGTGCGGGGCattaccccacccccaccgccggGCTTGTGgtcccaggtgctcctaaagGACCCCCACCCGCACCGGGCTTCTTGAGTCACGAAGGTCGGTCCGTGGCCCTCGAGCTGGACGCTCACCAGGCAGAGGATGCTGGGACGGGGCAGCTGCCTCTGGAAAGGGCCAAGTCCTCTCTGGCTGCAggagcggcagcggcagcggggggtggggtggggaggattaGGTGACAGTCCCCTACCCAGCCCGGAACTAACACCTCCCCTTACTCCCTCTCCCAACCTCAACGCTCAGAATAACCCCGAGGACCAGACGGCGGGATGGCGGGGGCTCTGCTGGGTGCCCTGCTCCTCCTGGAGCTCCTCGGTGAGGACAGGGGTGGGACACACGCACGGGACAAGGACACAGGGCACGGGACAAAGACAAGGGGCCGAGAAGGAGGCTGAGGCCCGAAACTTGGTCCCCAGGCTCAGTATGTGGTTCGGGAGGCGGGGAGATCACAGAGCCTCGGAGACAGACGCAGAGGCAAAGGAGGCCCCCAGCCCCGTGCCCGCGGTGAGCCCACGTGACCCCGTCCCCAGGTGGAGGTGACGGCAAGAACGAAGAGCTACGTCTCTACCACCATCTTTTCGACAACTACGACCCAGAACGCCGGCCGGTGAAGGAGCCTGAAGACACTGTCACCATCACCCTCAAGGTCACCCTGACCAACCTGATCTCACTAGTAAGATACTTCTGCCTGAACCCCCAAATTCTGTGTGTGACCCTGGGGCCCCACCCCGACCACCCCGATCCCCCACCTGCAGAACGAGAAAGAGGAGACCCTCACCACCAGCATCTGGATTGGAATCGTGAGTCCGACGTGGGGAGCAGGGTGAGGTCTGGTGCGGGGACCCCTCTCCCCCAAGCCCCCGTGGGGCCCCGGGCGCACGCGTTTCCATCCCACCCCTCAGGACTGGCAGGATTACAGACTCAACTTCAGTAAGGACGACTTCGGGGGCATAGAAACCTTGCGGGTCCCTTCGGAGCTCGTGTGGCTGCCTGAGATCGTGCTGGAAAACAAGTGAGCgctgggccagggcaggggaggcCGGGAGGGTGAGGGGGTCGCGGCCGCGCGCAAACGCCGCGTTTCCCGGAGCCCACAGCATCGACGGCCAGTTCGGCGTGGCCTACGACGCCAACGTGCTGGTCTACGAGGGCGGCTACCTGAGCTGGCTGCCCCCGGCCATCTACCGCAGCAGCTGCGCCGTGGAGGTCACCTACTTCCCCTTTGACTGGCAGAACTGCTCGCTCGTCTTCCGGTGGGGTCACATGCTCAGAGAGGGGAGCGGTTGCGGGGCAgcgagacgggggtgggggtgggggtgggggcagcccgGGTCCCAGCAGCCCGGGTCTGTGCCGGCCCTGGCCCCGCAGCTCGCAGACGTACGACGCCCGAGAGGTGGCGTTTGTCTTCGCCGTGGATGACGAGGGCAAGACCATCAGCAACATCGACATCGACACCGAGGCCTACACTGGTGAGGCCCCCTTCTGCTCCGAAAACTCGCCTCTAGGCGGGGCCCAGACAGGGGACACTCACCGAGGGGGGCTGCCCCGGGCCACCGACACTGGGCCTTGGCTTTGGCAGCCGGGCTCGACCTtgacccccctccccaaaccacccTCGACAGTGAGCCCGGCATGACTTCCTTGGCCTGCGTCTGTTGTGCACCTGCACCGGGCGGGCCCGTCTAGCCCGAACCGCCTTCGCCCGTCGCCGGCCGCGCCACCCAGACCACTAGGGGCGGGCCGGCCGCAAcggctccctctgcccagaaaCCGGGGGCCCGCGGCCAGGCGTGGGGCCCACGAGGGCTGACCGCGCCTCCCACCCCGCAGAAAACGGCGAATGGGCCATCGATTTCTGCCCCGGACTGATCCATCACCACGGGGGCTCCGCGGACGACCCGGGGGGCATTGACGTCATCTACACGCTCATCATCCGCCGGAAGCCGCTCTTCTACACAATCAACATCATCGTGCCCTGCGTGCTCATCTCGGGCCTGGTGCTGCTCGCCTACTTCCTGCCGGCGCAGGGTAAGGGGCCGCCGGGACCCCAACCCCGGGCTCGCCGCTGGGAGCGGGACCCGCTCTCACCGGCCGCTCCCTCCAGCCGGCGGCCAGAAGTGCACCGTGTCCATCAACGTCCTGCTGGCGCAGACCGTCTTCTTGTTCCTGATCGCCCAGAAGACCCCCGAGACGTCGCTGAGCGTGCCGATGCTGGGCAGGTGAAGGCAGAGGCCCGCGGAGGAGCCCACGCgtgtgtgggggcggggccgggggcgtggCCAAGGGCACGCGAAACCGGGAGCTGCTGTGGGTCGGAGCTGCTCTGGGTGGGTCCCGTCTGGGCTTTATTGGAACGCGGGGcggggctgcggcggcggcgggtTCTCTGGTCCCCCGTTCTCCGCGCTCTCTGGTCCCCCGTTCTCCGCGCTGCCACTGGATGCCACCTGGAGGTCTCCCGAGTATCTCTGTCGGGGGCGGGTCGGCTCAgtgcctcccaccccagcccccccccgcctccagcccccaactcctctcctccccccctccccccccccccccccccgccatccagAACTCACCTGTTCCCCGGGGGTCCCCAGGCCCAGCTGACGTCGCCACTGCTGCAGGAGGGAGGCGGACCCCTGCAGGCCCCGCCCGCACAGGCACAGCCACGCCCCCTGCAGTGCGAGCCGGGCGCTAGTGCCCGCCGCTGCCCCCGCGTGCCGCGCCCCCTGGACCGCGGCCCGGGCCACCCGGGCCAGCGCTCCGCCCGGATCCCCGGCGCCCCGGGCTGGGCCCGAGCTGCCGGCGCCGCCGTCCAGCCGCCGCACCTCCTGCTGCAGCCACAGGGCGGAGATCTgccgttgggggtggggggggtggggaggaggatgtAGGAGTTGGTGGGGACGCAGGGGTCCCTGTCCCCCTTTCCCGCCCTTCCGCAGCCCCCCCGCGCCCCACCTCGAACAAGGTGGCGCCGAAGCTCACGACGCTGGCCGCGGCTTCTCTCAGCACCAGCCCAGGGTGGGCTTCGGGGCATGCGGCCGCTGCGACTCCAGGGACTCGAGCTCCCGGAACCTCTGCTCCAGAAATTCATGGGCCGCGGCCACAGCGAGTTCCAGGGAGGACAGGAGCGGGGGCTGCAGGGCCAcctggaggaggagcaggggcagcGGGGCCGTCGGGTCACGGGGTGGGGGCACCGGAGACCTCCCAAGGCCTCGGGCTGCCAGCCCTGGGCGCAGTCTCACCTCCGTGGAGCTGTGGAAGTGGTAGACCCACAGCAGGGTCTCCAGGGAGCTGGGGGTCCCCTTCATGGCCGGCGGCGGCGGAAGGAGGGCCAGCGGGGCACGCGTCCGGTCCCGCCGCCGGAGAGGGTCGTTTGTGAGGTCACAGGCCGGGCCGCGGGCCGCAGTGGGGTCACGCGCGGCGGGCTCCGCAGGTACCTCATCTTCGTCATGGTGGTCGCCACGATCATCGTCATGAATTGCGTCATCGTGCTCAACTTGTCACTGCGGACGCCCACCACGCACGCCGCGTCTCCGCGGCTGCGCCACGtaagcgcggggggggggggggggggggcggcccggGTGGGCGGGGCGCGTGGctccggcggggggcgggggcggggcctcgagctcgccccgccccccgccgccagGTCCTGCTGGAGCTGCTGCCTCGCCTCCTGGGCTCCCGCGCGCCGCCCGGGCCCCCCCGGGTCGCCTCGCCGCCCCGGCGCGCGTCGTCGGTGGGCCTGCTGCTCCGCGCCGAGGAGCTGATACTGAAAAAGCCGCGGAGCGAGCTCGTGTTTGAGGGGCAGAGGCACCGGCATGGGCCCTGGACCGGTGAGCGGGGAGGACTCCGGGCGGGTCGGCGCGGGCGCCCGCGGCGGGGCGGGCTTCCCGGtgaccaccaccccctccccgcccgggcGTCCCCACCAGCCGCCCTCTGCCAGAGCCTGGGCGCCGCCGCCCCCGAGGTCCGCTGCTGCGTGGACGCCGTGAACTTCGTGGCCGAGAGCACGCGAGACCAGGAGGCCTCCGGCGAGGTGCGGCAGGCACGGGAGGGCGGGGCGGGTGCTGGCTCGGGGGAGGCCCCTTCCCGGACCCAGCCGGTGcctgctccctccccaggagGTGTCCGACTGGGTGCGCATGGGGAAGGCCCTCGACAACATCTGCTTCTGGGCCGCCCTGGTGCTCTTCGGCGTGGGGTCCAGCCTCATCTTTCTGGGCGGCTACTTCAATCAAGTGCCCAAGCTGCCCTACCCGCCGTGTATGTAGACGGCTCTTCCACCGCCTCCGGGAGGAAACCGGGCGTGAAAAAACCAAGGTGCAGTCGCTGCCGCAGTGGGATTCTTTCCTAATGCCGATAATAAACCCGGGCCTTTCCGTCTCAAGAAGAGTCGTGTGCTCACACGCGTGGGTCTGGCCACCGGGCAGGGGGCAGAAGCAGAGGGCAGACGGTTCAGGCGGGCTCTTGGGTGCCAGTCCGGAAACGGCTCCCCGCCCCTCCGCTCAGCCTTGCTGACCTCCCAGCCCTTCTGAGGCCCTCGTCCCGCGTGACCCTCCAGCCCTGTGAGCTTCTGAGCGCCCTTTATCCCTTGATTAACCAAAGCGAAGACGCCCCTTGGCAGGACTTGACGGAAGCCCGGCCCTTCCCTGTTGGAGTGGGCAGGGGCCACAGGCTCTCAGCAAAggtttccaccccccccccaccccctccgccgcAGGGTAAGGCCGAGGGTGCCCTGGGGCACCCTCAGTCACTTCTGATTGACCCAGCATGGCCCCCCTGACCGCTTCCCCCAAAACCCACTCATGCAGCTTCTGCCCCGTCCCGtctgccccctctctcccacctctgttGGCTTATCCTGGCTGGTGTC
It encodes:
- the CHRNE gene encoding acetylcholine receptor subunit epsilon isoform X3, producing the protein MAGALLGALLLLELLGGGDGKNEELRLYHHLFDNYDPERRPVKEPEDTVTITLKVTLTNLISLNEKEETLTTSIWIGIDWQDYRLNFSKDDFGGIETLRVPSELVWLPEIVLENNIDGQFGVAYDANVLVYEGGYLSWLPPAIYRSSCAVEVTYFPFDWQNCSLVFRSQTYDAREVAFVFAVDDEGKTISNIDIDTEAYTENGEWAIDFCPGLIHHHGGSADDPGGIDVIYTLIIRRKPLFYTINIIVPCVLISGLVLLAYFLPAQAGGQKCTVSINVLLAQTVFLFLIAQKTPETSLSVPMLGRYLIFVMVVATIIVMNCVIVLNLSLRTPTTHAASPRLRHVLLELLPRLLGSRAPPGPPRVASPPRRASSVGLLLRAEELILKKPRSELVFEGQRHRHGPWTAALCQSLGAAAPEVRCCVDAVNFVAESTRDQEASGEEVSDWVRMGKALDNICFWAALVLFGVGSSLIFLGGYFNQVPKLPYPPCM
- the CHRNE gene encoding acetylcholine receptor subunit epsilon isoform X1 — protein: MAGALLGALLLLELLGGGDGKNEELRLYHHLFDNYDPERRPVKEPEDTVTITLKVTLTNLISLNEKEETLTTSIWIGIDWQDYRLNFSKDDFGGIETLRVPSELVWLPEIVLENNIDGQFGVAYDANVLVYEGGYLSWLPPAIYRSSCAVEVTYFPFDWQNCSLVFRSQTYDAREVAFVFAVDDEGKTISNIDIDTEAYTENGEWAIDFCPGLIHHHGGSADDPGGIDVIYTLIIRRKPLFYTINIIVPCVLISGLVLLAYFLPAQGKGPPGPQPRARRWERDPLSPAAPSSRRPEVHRVHQRPAGADRLLVPDRPEDPRDVAERADAGQPPRAPPRTRWRRSSRRWPRLLSAPAQGGLRGMRPLRLQGLELPEPLLQKFMGRGHSEFQGGQERGLQGHLEEEQGQRGRRVTGWGHRRPPKASGCQPWAQSHLRGAVEVVDPQQGLQGAGGPLHGRRRRKEGQRGTRPVPPPERVVCEVTGRAAGRSGVTRGGLRRYLIFVMVVATIIVMNCVIVLNLSLRTPTTHAASPRLRHVLLELLPRLLGSRAPPGPPRVASPPRRASSVGLLLRAEELILKKPRSELVFEGQRHRHGPWTAALCQSLGAAAPEVRCCVDAVNFVAESTRDQEASGEEVSDWVRMGKALDNICFWAALVLFGVGSSLIFLGGYFNQVPKLPYPPCM
- the CHRNE gene encoding acetylcholine receptor subunit epsilon isoform X4, whose amino-acid sequence is MAGALLGALLLLELLGGGDGKNEELRLYHHLFDNYDPERRPVKEPEDTVTITLKVTLTNLISLNEKEETLTTSIWIGIDWQDYRLNFSKDDFGGIETLRVPSELVWLPEIVLENNIDGQFGVAYDANVLVYEGGYLSWLPPAIYRSSCAVEVTYFPFDWQNCSLVFRSQTYDAREVAFVFAVDDEGKTISNIDIDTEAYTENGEWAIDFCPGLIHHHGGSADDPGGIDVIYTLIIRRKPLFYTINIIVPCVLISGLVLLAYFLPAQGKGPPGPQPRARRWERDPLSPAAPSSRRPEVHRVHQRPAGADRLLVPDRPEDPRDVAERADAGQVPHLRHGGRHDHRHELRHRAQLVTADAHHARRVSAAAPRPAGAAASPPGLPRAARAPPGRLAAPARVVGGPAAPRRGADTEKAAERARV
- the CHRNE gene encoding acetylcholine receptor subunit epsilon isoform X5, which translates into the protein MAGALLGALLLLELLGGGDGKNEELRLYHHLFDNYDPERRPVKEPEDTVTITLKVTLTNLISLNEKEETLTTSIWIGIDWQDYRLNFSKDDFGGIETLRVPSELVWLPEIVLENNIDGQFGVAYDANVLVYEGGYLSWLPPAIYRSSCAVEVTYFPFDWQNCSLVFRSQTYDAREVAFVFAVDDEGKTISNIDIDTEAYTENGEWAIDFCPGLIHHHGGSADDPGGIDVIYTLIIRRKPLFYTINIIVPCVLISGLVLLAYFLPAQAGGQKCTVSINVLLAQTVFLFLIAQKTPETSLSVPMLGSPPAPHLEQGGAEAHDAGRGFSQHQPRVGFGACGRCDSRDSSSRNLCSRNSWAAATASSREDRSGGCRATWRRSRGSGAVGSRGGGTGDLPRPRAASPGRSLTSVELWKW
- the CHRNE gene encoding acetylcholine receptor subunit epsilon isoform X2, with product MAGALLGALLLLELLGGGDGKNEELRLYHHLFDNYDPERRPVKEPEDTVTITLKVTLTNLISLDWQDYRLNFSKDDFGGIETLRVPSELVWLPEIVLENNIDGQFGVAYDANVLVYEGGYLSWLPPAIYRSSCAVEVTYFPFDWQNCSLVFRSQTYDAREVAFVFAVDDEGKTISNIDIDTEAYTENGEWAIDFCPGLIHHHGGSADDPGGIDVIYTLIIRRKPLFYTINIIVPCVLISGLVLLAYFLPAQGKGPPGPQPRARRWERDPLSPAAPSSRRPEVHRVHQRPAGADRLLVPDRPEDPRDVAERADAGQPPRAPPRTRWRRSSRRWPRLLSAPAQGGLRGMRPLRLQGLELPEPLLQKFMGRGHSEFQGGQERGLQGHLEEEQGQRGRRVTGWGHRRPPKASGCQPWAQSHLRGAVEVVDPQQGLQGAGGPLHGRRRRKEGQRGTRPVPPPERVVCEVTGRAAGRSGVTRGGLRRYLIFVMVVATIIVMNCVIVLNLSLRTPTTHAASPRLRHVLLELLPRLLGSRAPPGPPRVASPPRRASSVGLLLRAEELILKKPRSELVFEGQRHRHGPWTAALCQSLGAAAPEVRCCVDAVNFVAESTRDQEASGEEVSDWVRMGKALDNICFWAALVLFGVGSSLIFLGGYFNQVPKLPYPPCM